GGTGCTAAATCCTGATTGAGAATTTGTTGAGCAGTTGCAAAAGCCTGAGAACCTGTAGTATCACCTGTATGGAAAACCAAGCGATTTACCTGTGCAAGACGAGCCGCCAAAAGTTGCAAAAGAGCCATCAATACACGATTACCTCCGTAGGCTCCGCATCCCCAGAAACCAGTATGAATTATCACAATCGGTTCTTTCAATTGTGAGTATGATTCAATCCTTGCCGCCGAAAATCCAGTAAACGCTGTCGCAAGAATATATTCAATATCTTCTTGGGAGTAAGAGCCATAGCCGCCTGAAGGGGCTTCCATAGCGATAATGTTGGTAATTGTGGGTGGATTGAGTGGTTTTGTTGCCAGTTCAATGGCTTTTGCTGTAGCACGTCCGAAATTGTTACCATAAAGCCCAAAAGGTCTTCCCTCTTCTGCATTTGGATTAGTAGCGATCTCACATCGCCGTTCAACTCCACAAATCAGGACAGGTGTGGGTTCTCCTGCCTCTACGGTTAGCGGCTGAATGCCTGCATCTAACAATGCTTCTCGAAGCGAACCAAGAGCAGGATGTTCAGCTACCTGCATCTCATCCTGAGCGAATAGCGAACCACCGTATGCACAGAAAAGGTCAGAATGGGCGAAATTGAGATACCACTCAACCTGGTTACTGTTCTGATTTGATGGCTCGTAACCAAAGTAACTTGGTTGCTGATGAAACTCAGTTTGAGACTCTGAAAAGGAAAGAATATTTGGAAATGGCATTGCACGCCATCGTGAGAACACTAACTGACCACTAAACTTAGAGCCAGGGGGACAAGCGCACTGGTAAACAATTTTCTTGTTTGTGTCATACAGTTTTGGTGGATAAGAATCTACCAGGTGTTGGGCGTTGAACGTATGACGACAAATCAGATTTTCGTTCATAAACTTTTTCACTTACAGATAGATCGCGCAGCATGGCACAGAGGTGTGAAACGACAAAACCCCAAATGGCTTATCCTGCAACTTTAAACTATGTGCAGCCTCGCTTGATGCTGGCTGCCAACAGATAACCTTGTAGCCATGCCCCCATCAACAACTAAAGCGGCATAACTATTTATTCAACCGCACAAGACCTGTATAACACGCTTATCTGTAATGTTATCCTGCACTTTTGCGGTCTGACACCCGCTAAATTGTACTTTTTTGACTTTTAACTTTTGACTTGCTTAATGGGTTCTATATGCAGCAGCAGAAATTGCCACAATGCCGCAACAGGTGGGCTACCAAGTCGAAATTCAGCGTTGTTATGGTCAGTTTGCTTTACCCAACGCCCATGCTGCATTGATTGCCAGAAAATCTATGAGCAACCTTTGACTCTTCCCAGTTGTTCCGGTAGCCATCAAGACTTTAAGAGATCGCAGATTAAGTCGATGCGAGAGAAGGTTACGGATGAATGAGCGTGCTGGATTGAATCTTTAATGCCAATTGCGGTCGGGTTCTGGCTGCAATCGTTTAGCCGCGTCAATCACATCTTGCAGTTCTACTGGATCGCTCAAGGGGTCATCATCAAGTGTTGTGACCCGATTGAGTTCTTTCTGCCAACGTCGCAATTCTGCAACGTATGCTTCGCAAGGCACCCGCTTCAGATTATCCCCTTCCTCCACCAAATCGTAAATCCCATTGTGCAGCCACTTTCCGGTATGCCAATCCGGCATATCAACAGCAGGGAATAAACAAATTCCATGCAGATCCATCCCCGCATTCACCGCCGCCATAGCCTCTTCCATCACATCCTTGAGCCACTCATCTCTGCCTGCTTCCATCCCACTGGTTTCGCCAATAATCATCGGTCGATGATAGTGTTCCCACACCCACCGCATTAGCTCACAAAGCGGTTTGATGCGGTCGTCGTGGGGTTCTAGCGCCTGATGGGGGCCTTGTTCCCGGTATTCCATTTGACCGAAAGAATAGTGGTTTGCGCCAACGATGTCGAGAATTTCCGGGGAACCGCCGAGTTCGGGATGTTCTCTCCCGTAGAGAATATCCCAAGCCAAAAACGTATCGACATAGGTTTCGTGATGTGCTGCCTCGATCTGATCCGGGCGATCGCGCGGTGCAACGACCTGAACCAAGGGATCGATGTGAACCATCCTTGAGGCGGGTTCCACCTCCCGAATCGCTTTCACTCCTGCGATCGCTGCCTTACACAAGGCTAAACGAAAGCGAAAACGGTCTTCTTTTGTGGTTTTATAAGGAGCCACCCAACCCCACTCGCCACCGCAGAATGAGAAAAAGGTGATCTCGTTGATTGGTGTGAAGAAATAGGGACCACGCAAGCGCGGAATCACATACTCTGCTGCGGCGCGACAGTAACGGGCAAAGCGCTCGGTAAACTCCTCACTAAATGGATCGAGATCGTCTGGATATCCGTAGTGGCACAGATCCCAGATGGGAAGAATCTGCGTCTCCTGCATCGCCTCAATAATGGGGTCAAGGCTAGAGAAGTCGTAGCAGCCATCGCGATCGACTAACGGCCAAGGAATCGCTTCCCGCGCCACATCAATCCCCAGCGATCGCAAGATGTTGTAATCTTCCTGCGCGTGGCGATCGTGCTGTGTCTCTGCAATTAGATTTCGCCGTCCTTTGTCTTTCCAGAGAAACGTCGAACACTCAAAGCCAGAGATGAAGAAGGTGGGGAAGATTCCAGGTCGTTGAGCCATGCATTTGCTCTGTAAGTTTACTCGTCATGGTAGGCACTTTTGCTCATTTGAGACACTATCCAACGCGAGATAAATCCGTTGAGTTCCTTAGAGAAGTGTTTACAGCATTTCTAAGGAAACAGGTTTAGTGGGCGGTGGGAAGGCAGCATCCAGGCCAGCCAATTCATCGGCATTCAATTTCAAATTCAGGGCAGCATAATTCTGTTCTACATGCTCAATGCGGCTGGATTTGGGGATTACAATTACATTGTCTTGATGCAACAACCAGGCGATCGCCACTTGCGCCGCAGTGACTCCTCGTTCCCCAGCGATCGTCTTGAGTGTCCGATTGTTCAGCAAACGCCCTTGCTCAATTGGGGAATACGCCATGATTGGGATACCTTGTTGCCGACACCAGGGCAGTAAATTCCACTCAATTCCCCGTCGCATCAGGTTGTAGAGGACTTGATTGGTAGCAATTCCTTTTCCATCCTTCAAGCCAAAGGCTTCTTCCATATCCTCGACATCAAAATTACTCACCCCATAGCTGCGAATTTTGCCGGATTGTTGAAGCGTCGCCAATGCTTCCAGCGTTTCTCCCAGTGGCACAGAACCGCGCCAGTGCAGCAGGTAAAGGTCAAGATAGTCGGTTTTCAACCGCTGGAGACTTCTTTCGCAGGCAGCGATCGCACCTTGCTTGGAGGCGTTGTGGGGATAAACCTTGCTGACTAAGAAGACGGATGCGCGACGAGTTGCGATCGCTTCTGCTATTACTTCCTCTGCACCGCCTTCGCCATACATTTCGGCAGTGTCAATCAAAGATAAACCCAAATCGAGTCCATGACGCAAGGCATCTATTTCGCTCTGACGATTCCTGGCATTCTCCCCCATCTGCCAGGTGCCCATGCCAAGAATCGGAATTAATTGTCCAGAAGGTAGTTTAAGAGTTCGCATAGCAGTTTCCATCCATTCAAGCTATTGCCCTTGAGCGCATTTTTGTCTAACGCATGGGCATGGCATCAATTCTAGAGAAAAGCGCTGTTAGAGCGGTAGGTGCTTCTGTTGTTTCTGAGTAGAGTTTTTTCAAATAAAACTACGGTAAATTCTGCCGGATTACAACAAAGTTATCGCTTGAAATGGTTAGCAGAAGCCTTAAAGAGTAAATATAAGTACCAGGAATTACGCAACTGTTACGCGCGACCTAATCCAATGAAGTAATAATGAAACTGATTTCTTGCCGACCTCCGTTGTGTTTGTATTATGCTCAGTGCGCCTCTCCAACTGCCTGACGCAGATATCGTGTTCTACCCGTCTCTGCTGGATGAGCAGGAAAGCGATCGCTTGCTCACACAACTGACTGAAACAATCGACTGGCGACAGGACTGGATTACCATCTACGGGCGCTCAATGCCTCAACCCAGACTGACGGCTTGGTATGCCAATCCCGGTGTATCCTACACTTACTCTGGCATCACGATGCACCCCTCTCCCTGGACACGCACGCTACTTGACGTCAAGGCAAAGGCTGAAGCCGTTTCTGGTGTGGTATTCAACAGTGTGTTGCTCAATCTCTACCGAGATGGCAACGACAGTATGGGCTGGCATAGCGATGATGAACCTGAGTTGGGGCAAAATCCAGTTATTGGTTCTCTGAGTTTGGGAGGAACACGGCGGTTCATGCTCCGACACCGCTCTGAGAAAGGCTTGAAGCATCTACTGGAGTTAACTTCTGGTAGTTTCCTGTTGATGCAAGGAACAACGCAGCACTACTGGCAGCATCAAATTCCTAAAACTACACGTCCGGTTCCTCCCCGGATTAATTTGACCTTTCGAGTCATTGACTTGTCACTTCGGCTCACTAGCGAACTTGACACTGATTGAGCTTAGTAAACAAAGCAGGCACGTAGTCGTAATAGCGATCGCTAGCAAGATAAATGGCATCCGTGGTACAACTGCCACAACCAGGTTCGCTGAGAATGTCACTCAATAAGTTAGAGGAAATTCCTCCCCAAGGAAACTGTCCGATTGGTGCCGTAGCAGTAGAGTTCAGTTCCGAATCGAATCGCCATTTGGTTCCAGCTAACACGACCCCAAAAGGATTGTTTTCCGGTAATGGTTGGCTTCTGCGCCATCCCACTGCCTGACCGAACTGCTCAACTCGTGCTTTCGGATTTTTCGTCCGGGAGGCTGTCTGCTGCCAGATGCGCTTTTGAGCGCTGTACCCAAAGCGTCCCTTACTGGCTTGCGACCAGAGGGTGTCTATGCTACGAAAATCTTCACAGGGAAAGCGATTGAGCAGGGTTTTGCTGCCGTAGAGTAAGTCTGCACCCTGTCCTTGTAGTTTCTGCAATCGCTGGAAAATGGCGCGAGTCTCCACATCGGCACCCCGCCAATTGCCTGCTGCCAAAAGGCTTTGGAGGCGGCTGTAGTTGATACGCCATTTGTTAGGAGAAGTGGTAGCGATCGCATCGAAGGTAAAGCTTTTAACGGTGTCCTGATATACCTGCCGGATGGAATCGTTCTTTTGCAGGTAAGCTCCTTGTAGGCGAAATACATAGCGACCATCAGGACTGCTGAACAGCACATTATCAGCCTCATAGAGTCCGGTGGAAGTGTAGGCGATCGCTTTCTGTCCCGCAACGGTGAGGGGGCGATCGTCATTTTGGCTGAGTTCGCCTTTCCAGCTGGTTAGGGGCAACCGCTTGGAGTTGTCGTAAATGGTGATGCTGACGATCGGAGGAGTTTCAGGTAGATTCCCCCGGTTCAAAAAATCTTTCTGCTGCCAGACTTCTAGGACTTCCAGGGGGGGACTTGGCTTCGTCGATTGAGCGGTTTCCGTAGGCGTGATGACATAGCCACGCGGGGAAACGAAGCGGAACCCAAAGCGATCGCTCAGGTAAAACACATCCCGGCTTTGCACAGTTGAGGAACTGGGAGCAGGGCTTGCAGCGATCGCCCCAGGTGTGGGAGATTGAGTGGAGGATGTTGGAAGATTAGTGCTACAGCCAATTGTCAAAAATGTCAGTAGCCCAACTACGATCGTGCGCTTCATATCGCTAGCCTAAGTATTCTTCGATCTTGATGTCGTCTCTAGTCTGGCAAGTTTGCGATTGAATCGGTTGCTTTGTTTCAGTTTGAGATACAAAAGCATAGCGATTTGAATATCCGACCTATAAAAACATCACTGGCTTTAGCGGACTTACCGACGAAACAAGCGCAACCTTTGAGGCACTCGGAGTCGTGACATCTGATTGAAAAGCGATCGCCTTATCTATTCAAAAGTAGAGAGACTCGACTCATGTACAGTTTATGCCGCTAACCGGACACACCCATCAGCTAAGGGTTCACTCAGCTAATTCCATAGGACTTGAGGTATTTATCTTACTACAGGTCGCCATAAAAGGGGGTTGCCAACTGCTAAATCCGCCTTTAGGTAGATGCAAAAAAAATTGTTATCTGTAAACTTTAGGGGATTAAGTAATAACCGTGACTAAGCGCAAGATAATCAGGGATCACGCTCAATAAATCGGTTTGCGAGAACCTGCCTCCTTGGTGAGTGTATAGCAGACTTGTCGGGAGGGCAAACGCATCTAAATTCTAAGAGTCTTGCTGGCTAATGGTTTGAAAAATTTTATGCAAAAATACCCAAACTCCGACATCCTTACTCAGTGGGTATTTCAAAATAAGATGCGTTTGCGCTAGACCTATGGGTGGTAGGGAAAGCCTTGTACAGAAAGAATCAACCACGATAATTAATGCAAGGAGACATCTAAAATGGCATGGCTAACAAAGCGTAGATTAAGTATTCTTGCACATGTAATTAAACACCCTATTAAGTTTTGGAATGCCATAGGATTAATAGCATCCTATTTTTTTAAATTAAAAAAAGTTCCTTTTCTTCCAGTTTCTATTGATATAGAGCCAAATAACAGTTGCAACTTTAAGTGTTCTCATTGCCAGGTAACTCATTGGTCTAAAGAAATAGTTTATTTAGATGATGAATCATTTAACAGGATAGTAGATCAATTTCCCAACCTTGGTCACGTTAAACTTCAAGGAATGGGTGAACCTCTACTTAATAAACAATTTATATCAATGTTAAAATCAGGAGAAAGGCGAGGTCTATTAATGGCGTTTCATTCAAATGCAAGCGTCTGTAATCAAAAAATAGCAGAACAGCTCGTCTCTTTAAAAACTACAACTATTAATTTTAGTATAGATGGAGCAACTTCTGAAACCTTTGAAAATATCAGAGTGAATAGTAATTTGAACCAAATCAAGAAAAATATTCAATATTTGTCTCATATACGCGGTGAAAAAAAAGAACCTAAATTATTAGG
This genomic stretch from Coleofasciculus sp. FACHB-1120 harbors:
- a CDS encoding radical SAM protein translates to MAWLTKRRLSILAHVIKHPIKFWNAIGLIASYFFKLKKVPFLPVSIDIEPNNSCNFKCSHCQVTHWSKEIVYLDDESFNRIVDQFPNLGHVKLQGMGEPLLNKQFISMLKSGERRGLLMAFHSNASVCNQKIAEQLVSLKTTTINFSIDGATSETFENIRVNSNLNQIKKNIQYLSHIRGEKKEPKLLGWAVITDKNLHEVPQIVKLSKDLGLDSITIQPFLSNWGKEEMKKYTESIKVEENSEVLTDVLTEAKKLASEEQIDFNVNHTNLYSKNKKCAWAWMRTYIASNGDVVPCCVIADSDTVKMGNVFEKDFAEIWNSKEYQDFRERIRTHNLPDYCKNCYVDAD
- a CDS encoding family 1 glycosylhydrolase, yielding MAQRPGIFPTFFISGFECSTFLWKDKGRRNLIAETQHDRHAQEDYNILRSLGIDVAREAIPWPLVDRDGCYDFSSLDPIIEAMQETQILPIWDLCHYGYPDDLDPFSEEFTERFARYCRAAAEYVIPRLRGPYFFTPINEITFFSFCGGEWGWVAPYKTTKEDRFRFRLALCKAAIAGVKAIREVEPASRMVHIDPLVQVVAPRDRPDQIEAAHHETYVDTFLAWDILYGREHPELGGSPEILDIVGANHYSFGQMEYREQGPHQALEPHDDRIKPLCELMRWVWEHYHRPMIIGETSGMEAGRDEWLKDVMEEAMAAVNAGMDLHGICLFPAVDMPDWHTGKWLHNGIYDLVEEGDNLKRVPCEAYVAELRRWQKELNRVTTLDDDPLSDPVELQDVIDAAKRLQPEPDRNWH
- a CDS encoding aldo/keto reductase → MRTLKLPSGQLIPILGMGTWQMGENARNRQSEIDALRHGLDLGLSLIDTAEMYGEGGAEEVIAEAIATRRASVFLVSKVYPHNASKQGAIAACERSLQRLKTDYLDLYLLHWRGSVPLGETLEALATLQQSGKIRSYGVSNFDVEDMEEAFGLKDGKGIATNQVLYNLMRRGIEWNLLPWCRQQGIPIMAYSPIEQGRLLNNRTLKTIAGERGVTAAQVAIAWLLHQDNVIVIPKSSRIEHVEQNYAALNLKLNADELAGLDAAFPPPTKPVSLEML
- a CDS encoding GUN4 domain-containing protein; translated protein: MKRTIVVGLLTFLTIGCSTNLPTSSTQSPTPGAIAASPAPSSSTVQSRDVFYLSDRFGFRFVSPRGYVITPTETAQSTKPSPPLEVLEVWQQKDFLNRGNLPETPPIVSITIYDNSKRLPLTSWKGELSQNDDRPLTVAGQKAIAYTSTGLYEADNVLFSSPDGRYVFRLQGAYLQKNDSIRQVYQDTVKSFTFDAIATTSPNKWRINYSRLQSLLAAGNWRGADVETRAIFQRLQKLQGQGADLLYGSKTLLNRFPCEDFRSIDTLWSQASKGRFGYSAQKRIWQQTASRTKNPKARVEQFGQAVGWRRSQPLPENNPFGVVLAGTKWRFDSELNSTATAPIGQFPWGGISSNLLSDILSEPGCGSCTTDAIYLASDRYYDYVPALFTKLNQCQVR
- a CDS encoding alpha-ketoglutarate-dependent dioxygenase AlkB — protein: MLSAPLQLPDADIVFYPSLLDEQESDRLLTQLTETIDWRQDWITIYGRSMPQPRLTAWYANPGVSYTYSGITMHPSPWTRTLLDVKAKAEAVSGVVFNSVLLNLYRDGNDSMGWHSDDEPELGQNPVIGSLSLGGTRRFMLRHRSEKGLKHLLELTSGSFLLMQGTTQHYWQHQIPKTTRPVPPRINLTFRVIDLSLRLTSELDTD